Proteins encoded together in one Triticum dicoccoides isolate Atlit2015 ecotype Zavitan chromosome 7B, WEW_v2.0, whole genome shotgun sequence window:
- the LOC119341763 gene encoding protein ENHANCED DOWNY MILDEW 2-like isoform X2: MAEIADEDSSTGIDLICALCDNGGEIASCEGKCLRSFHATKDASEDCKTLGYTRNQFDAMKVFLCKNCEHERYQCFACHRLSSAKTDPPEVFPCASASCGHFYHAKCVAQLLFPENEAKATEYTTRIINGAKFACPVHKCDVCKYGENKEVKELQFAVCRRCPKSYHRRCLPRKIVFDDVIENGVCLFQRAWDGLLPKNRILIYCLKHNIDPKLRTPLRDHIKFPDDPITKKSSNVNGLRRVKIRRLDDCLPVPSSSSKRPLGTSTCSSSINSTAKRKKEHLPGGTKHPSMQKSVMSVIPISTFPEIDINTATRIYDFAQKASSNITIEDVQKQLVVSSTYTSFMKNTDKVTLGKVERSVEAVKTAVHMLESGADIEEAKDVCSPYDLFQLAKWKNKLNIYLAPFLHGTRYTSYGRHFTKLDKLEKIVDKLQWYVQSGDTVVDFCCGSNDFSTLLKEKLEASEKNCFYKNYDLIQPKNDFNFERRDWMTVQPDELPAGSRLIMGLNPPFGFKASLANQFINKALTFKPKLIILIVPKETERLDKKYPPYELIWEDSNQLAGKSFYLPGSFDADNKQMDQWNLSPPPLSLWSRSDFAQKHNEIAKSKGHLCSRRPSYNDSQRDIAGNAYMSTSDLEMGSEGEACIPDEEMQGERQAEASVIDQLLADTYHDTTSSPGDYWTDTNGRSGQPRNYDTPGGNDPPTHEYFADRAAESDMSISLSGRSASWNQNQTVSTSDHEPNNDHIASVSAKQPTDPADCDEVTSADAQHGLGDPPSAPENAAGVQYRILEDSPPEEGQLTPEEAQPNDLSSTDGNAAGVPMLEESPLETDAPVGAANLPLAHTFPGLQFASAPTWPGCYAAREVLSRGMGYPTFHQEASYNLLEK, translated from the exons ATGGCTGAGATTGCTGATGAAGATAGTTCCACCGGCATTGATTTGATTTGTGCTTTGTGTGATAATGGTGGTGAAATCGCAAG CTGTGAAGGCAAGTGCCTGCGGTCATTTCATGCAACAAAAGATGCTAGTGAAGACTGCAAAACATTGGGCTATACTAGGAATCAGTTTGAT GCGATGAAAGTTTTTCTGTGCAAGAATTGTGAACATGAAAGATATCAATGTTTTGCCTGTCACAGGTTGAGTTCAGCGAAAACAGATCCTCCTGAG GTATTTCCTTGTGCTTCAGCAAGTTGTGGGCACTTTTATCATGCTAAATGTGTTGCACAATTGCTCTTCCCTGAAAATGAAGCAAAAGCAACTGAGTACACGACAAGGATAATCAATGGGGCGAAATTTGCATGCCCAGTCCACAAATGTGATGTTTGTAAATATGGCGAAAACAAGGAGGTTAAGGAGCTGCAATTTGCTGTTTGCCGACGGTGCCCAAAGTCATATCATCGAAGATGTCTGCCAAG GAAAATCGTCTTTGATGACGTAATTGAGAATGGTGTGTGCCTTTTCCAAAGGGCATGGGACGGTCTTCTGCCAAAGAATCGCATCTTAATATATTGCCT CAAGCACAATATTGATCCAAAACTTCGAACTCCTCTAAGAGATCATATTAAGTTTCCTGATGATCCTATCACTAAAAAATCATCCAATGTGAATGGATTGAGAAGGGTTAAGATACGACGCCTTGATGACTGCCTCCCTGTCCCATCATCCAGTAGCAAAAGACCCCTCGGTACATCAACTTGTTCTTCCTCCATCAATTCGACAGCGAAAAGGAAGAAAGAACATCTGCCTGGAGGTACTAAACATCCCAGTATGCAAAAATCAGTCATGTCAGTGATCCCCATTAGCACATTCCCTGAGATTGACATAAACACGGCGACGAG GATTTATGACTTTGCACAGAAAGCATCATCAAATATAACTATTGAGGATGTACAGAAACAGCTAGTGGTTTCGTCTACTTACACATCATTTATGAAGAATACTGATAAAGTTACATTGGGAAAGGTGGAAAGATCTGTCGAG GCTGTTAAGACTGCGGTTCATATGTTAGAAAGTGGTGCGGATATAGAAGAGGCCAAAGATGTATGCTCACCATATGACCTTTTCCAACTTGCAAAATGGAAG AACAAACTGAATATATATCTTGCCCCGTTTCTTCATGGCACGCGCTATACATCTTATGGGCGGCATTTTACAAAACTGGACAAGCTCGAGAAG ATTGTAGATAAGTTACAATGGTATGTTCAAAGTGGTGATACG GTCGTTGACTTCTGCTGTGGTTCAAATGATTTTAGCACATTATTGAAGGAAAAGCTTGAAGCTTCTGAAAAGAATTGCTTCTATAAAAATTATGATCTCATCCAGCCAAAG AATGATTTCAATTTTGAGAGGCGAGACTGGATGACTGTTCAACCAGATGAATTGCCAGCCGGGTCCCGATTG ATCATGGGGCTGAATCCCCCTTTTGGGTTTAAAGCTTCACTTGCAAACCAGTTCATCAACAAAGCCCTAACTTTCAAGCCAAAGCTGATAATTCTTATTGTTCCCAAGGAAACAGAAAG GTTGGATAAAAAATACCCACCTTATGAGCTAATATGGGAGGATTCTAATCAGCTCGCAGGAAAG TCGTTCTATTTGCCTGGATCGTTTGATGCTGATAATAAGCAGATGGATCAGTGGAATCTATCACCTCCTCCTCTTTCTCTGTGGAGCCGTAGTGATTTTGCTCAGAAACATAATGAGATTGCTAAATCAAAGGGGCACCTCTGCAGCAGAAGACCGAGCTATAATGATTCACAAAGGGACATCGCAGGCAATGCATATATGAGCACCAGCGATTTGGAAATGGGCAGTGAGGGTGAGGCGTGCATCCCTGACGAAGAAATGCAAGGAGAGCGACAAGCAGAAGCCTCCgttatagaccagttgttggctgaCACATACCATGATACCACTAGTTCTCCAGGTGACTACTGGACTGATACCAACGGCCGATCAGGGCAACCTCGCAACTATGATACTCCAGGTGGAAATGACCCTCCAACCCATGAGTATTTTGCAGACAGGGCAGCTGAATCTGACATGAGCATTTCGTTGTCCGGCAGAAGTGCTTCTTGGAATCAAAACCAAACTGTGTCAACCTCTGATCATGAGCCTAACAACGATCATATTGCAAGCGTATCTGCCAAGCAACCAACCGATCCTGCTGATTGTGACGAGGTAACATCAGCTGATGCCCAGCATGGGCTGGGAGACCCACCGTCTGCACCAGAAA ATGCAGCTGGAGTTCAATACCGAATCCTGGAAGACTCCCCACCTGAGGAAGGACAGCTGACACCTGAGGAAGCACAGCCGAATGATTTGTCGTCTACAGATGGAAATGCAGCTGGTGTGCCGATGCTGGAGGAGTCGCCACTTGAAACAGATGCTCCAGTGGGTGCAGCGAATCTGCCACTAGCGCATACCTTCCCGGGGCTGCAGTTTGCAAGCGCTCCCACGTGGCCTGGATGCTACGCTGCTCGTGAAGTTCTGTCGCGAGGCATGGGCTACCCGACCTTCCATCAGGAAGCCTCCTACAACTTGCTTGAGAAGTAA
- the LOC119341763 gene encoding protein ENHANCED DOWNY MILDEW 2-like isoform X1 has translation MAEIADEDSSTGIDLICALCDNGGEIASCEGKCLRSFHATKDASEDCKTLGYTRNQFDAMKVFLCKNCEHERYQCFACHRLSSAKTDPPEVFPCASASCGHFYHAKCVAQLLFPENEAKATEYTTRIINGAKFACPVHKCDVCKYGENKEVKELQFAVCRRCPKSYHRRCLPRKIVFDDVIENGVCLFQRAWDGLLPKNRILIYCLKHNIDPKLRTPLRDHIKFPDDPITKKSSNVNGLRRVKIRRLDDCLPVPSSSSKRPLGTSTCSSSINSTAKRKKEHLPGGTKHPSMQKSVMSVIPISTFPEIDINTATRIYDFAQKASSNITIEDVQKQLVVSSTYTSFMKNTDKVTLGKVERSVEAVKTAVHMLESGADIEEAKDVCSPYDLFQLAKWKNKLNIYLAPFLHGTRYTSYGRHFTKLDKLEKIVDKLQWYVQSGDTVVDFCCGSNDFSTLLKEKLEASEKNCFYKNYDLIQPKNDFNFERRDWMTVQPDELPAGSRLIMGLNPPFGFKASLANQFINKALTFKPKLIILIVPKETERLDKKYPPYELIWEDSNQLAGKSFYLPGSFDADNKQMDQWNLSPPPLSLWSRSDFAQKHNEIAKSKGHLCSRRPSYNDSQRDIAGNAYMSTSDLEMGSEGEACIPDEEMQGERQAEASVIDQLLADTYHDTTSSPGDYWTDTNGRSGQPRNYDTPGGNDPPTHEYFADRAAESDMSISLSGRSASWNQNQTVSTSDHEPNNDHIASVSAKQPTDPADCDEVTSADAQHGLGDPPSAPENAAGVQYRILEDSPPEEGQLGDPPSAPENAAGVQYRILEDSPPEEGQLTPEEAQPNDLSSTDGNAAGVPMLEESPLETDAPVGAANLPLAHTFPGLQFASAPTWPGCYAAREVLSRGMGYPTFHQEASYNLLEK, from the exons ATGGCTGAGATTGCTGATGAAGATAGTTCCACCGGCATTGATTTGATTTGTGCTTTGTGTGATAATGGTGGTGAAATCGCAAG CTGTGAAGGCAAGTGCCTGCGGTCATTTCATGCAACAAAAGATGCTAGTGAAGACTGCAAAACATTGGGCTATACTAGGAATCAGTTTGAT GCGATGAAAGTTTTTCTGTGCAAGAATTGTGAACATGAAAGATATCAATGTTTTGCCTGTCACAGGTTGAGTTCAGCGAAAACAGATCCTCCTGAG GTATTTCCTTGTGCTTCAGCAAGTTGTGGGCACTTTTATCATGCTAAATGTGTTGCACAATTGCTCTTCCCTGAAAATGAAGCAAAAGCAACTGAGTACACGACAAGGATAATCAATGGGGCGAAATTTGCATGCCCAGTCCACAAATGTGATGTTTGTAAATATGGCGAAAACAAGGAGGTTAAGGAGCTGCAATTTGCTGTTTGCCGACGGTGCCCAAAGTCATATCATCGAAGATGTCTGCCAAG GAAAATCGTCTTTGATGACGTAATTGAGAATGGTGTGTGCCTTTTCCAAAGGGCATGGGACGGTCTTCTGCCAAAGAATCGCATCTTAATATATTGCCT CAAGCACAATATTGATCCAAAACTTCGAACTCCTCTAAGAGATCATATTAAGTTTCCTGATGATCCTATCACTAAAAAATCATCCAATGTGAATGGATTGAGAAGGGTTAAGATACGACGCCTTGATGACTGCCTCCCTGTCCCATCATCCAGTAGCAAAAGACCCCTCGGTACATCAACTTGTTCTTCCTCCATCAATTCGACAGCGAAAAGGAAGAAAGAACATCTGCCTGGAGGTACTAAACATCCCAGTATGCAAAAATCAGTCATGTCAGTGATCCCCATTAGCACATTCCCTGAGATTGACATAAACACGGCGACGAG GATTTATGACTTTGCACAGAAAGCATCATCAAATATAACTATTGAGGATGTACAGAAACAGCTAGTGGTTTCGTCTACTTACACATCATTTATGAAGAATACTGATAAAGTTACATTGGGAAAGGTGGAAAGATCTGTCGAG GCTGTTAAGACTGCGGTTCATATGTTAGAAAGTGGTGCGGATATAGAAGAGGCCAAAGATGTATGCTCACCATATGACCTTTTCCAACTTGCAAAATGGAAG AACAAACTGAATATATATCTTGCCCCGTTTCTTCATGGCACGCGCTATACATCTTATGGGCGGCATTTTACAAAACTGGACAAGCTCGAGAAG ATTGTAGATAAGTTACAATGGTATGTTCAAAGTGGTGATACG GTCGTTGACTTCTGCTGTGGTTCAAATGATTTTAGCACATTATTGAAGGAAAAGCTTGAAGCTTCTGAAAAGAATTGCTTCTATAAAAATTATGATCTCATCCAGCCAAAG AATGATTTCAATTTTGAGAGGCGAGACTGGATGACTGTTCAACCAGATGAATTGCCAGCCGGGTCCCGATTG ATCATGGGGCTGAATCCCCCTTTTGGGTTTAAAGCTTCACTTGCAAACCAGTTCATCAACAAAGCCCTAACTTTCAAGCCAAAGCTGATAATTCTTATTGTTCCCAAGGAAACAGAAAG GTTGGATAAAAAATACCCACCTTATGAGCTAATATGGGAGGATTCTAATCAGCTCGCAGGAAAG TCGTTCTATTTGCCTGGATCGTTTGATGCTGATAATAAGCAGATGGATCAGTGGAATCTATCACCTCCTCCTCTTTCTCTGTGGAGCCGTAGTGATTTTGCTCAGAAACATAATGAGATTGCTAAATCAAAGGGGCACCTCTGCAGCAGAAGACCGAGCTATAATGATTCACAAAGGGACATCGCAGGCAATGCATATATGAGCACCAGCGATTTGGAAATGGGCAGTGAGGGTGAGGCGTGCATCCCTGACGAAGAAATGCAAGGAGAGCGACAAGCAGAAGCCTCCgttatagaccagttgttggctgaCACATACCATGATACCACTAGTTCTCCAGGTGACTACTGGACTGATACCAACGGCCGATCAGGGCAACCTCGCAACTATGATACTCCAGGTGGAAATGACCCTCCAACCCATGAGTATTTTGCAGACAGGGCAGCTGAATCTGACATGAGCATTTCGTTGTCCGGCAGAAGTGCTTCTTGGAATCAAAACCAAACTGTGTCAACCTCTGATCATGAGCCTAACAACGATCATATTGCAAGCGTATCTGCCAAGCAACCAACCGATCCTGCTGATTGTGACGAGGTAACATCAGCTGATGCCCAGCATGGGCTGGGAGACCCACCGTCTGCACCAGAAAATGCAGCTGGAGTTCAATACCGAATCCTGGAAGACTCCCCACCTGAGGAAGGACAGCTGGGAGACCCACCGTCTGCACCAGAAAATGCAGCTGGAGTTCAATACCGAATCCTGGAAGACTCCCCACCTGAGGAAGGACAGCTGACACCTGAGGAAGCACAGCCGAATGATTTGTCGTCTACAGATGGAAATGCAGCTGGTGTGCCGATGCTGGAGGAGTCGCCACTTGAAACAGATGCTCCAGTGGGTGCAGCGAATCTGCCACTAGCGCATACCTTCCCGGGGCTGCAGTTTGCAAGCGCTCCCACGTGGCCTGGATGCTACGCTGCTCGTGAAGTTCTGTCGCGAGGCATGGGCTACCCGACCTTCCATCAGGAAGCCTCCTACAACTTGCTTGAGAAGTAA